One genomic region from Sphingobacterium sp. UGAL515B_05 encodes:
- a CDS encoding GntR family transcriptional regulator, whose protein sequence is MEFSANKAIYLQIAEYVCDHILLATWKVDEKLPSVRELAVQMEVNPNTVMRTYDMLQQKEIIANKRGIGFFLTEDSVKNVKLYRKAIFLEEDLPLFFRNIYLLEIGLDELEQRYKRFVSQNFNQNES, encoded by the coding sequence ATGGAGTTCAGCGCAAATAAAGCCATTTACCTCCAGATTGCTGAGTACGTATGTGATCATATTTTGCTAGCGACCTGGAAAGTGGATGAAAAACTCCCCTCGGTAAGGGAATTGGCCGTTCAGATGGAGGTCAACCCCAATACTGTTATGCGGACCTACGATATGTTGCAGCAGAAAGAAATTATAGCCAATAAGCGTGGGATTGGTTTTTTTCTGACAGAAGATTCAGTGAAGAATGTGAAGTTGTATAGAAAGGCAATTTTTCTAGAAGAAGATCTTCCTTTATTTTTTCGTAATATTTATTTATTGGAAATTGGTCTGGATGAGTTAGAACAACGTTATAAACGGTTTGTTAGTCAGAATTTTAATCAAAATGAGTCATGA
- a CDS encoding LacI family DNA-binding transcriptional regulator, with protein sequence MKRFTLKEIGQQLNLSPGTISKALNDSHEISAETKKLILDFTQKINYIPNFSAKSLKTGRSNTLAIIVPFISSSFFFDFYEEISHILSQTNYKLILLQTFNDEKKEKEALELCIQSNIEGVIISPVKNDSSLSLLFYMMEQVCPVIIFDRINHQLETFKIGIQNNKVIYQATEEMIKNRRENIILLLCKDIGGNVSRIKGYKDALFNAGVPFKEENIIEISYSSPKDNIDDELESKISTLLNRPSAPNALLSTTDTLSLKVLHILNKLKLKIPDDMNLIGFSNTPFANSLNPSLTTITQPTQLMAEKSVELLLQMLKKKNKKNYFEFETFFLDCSIEHRKSTSSL encoded by the coding sequence ATGAAGAGATTTACGTTAAAAGAGATTGGCCAACAGTTAAACCTATCTCCAGGAACCATTTCCAAAGCACTAAACGATAGCCATGAAATAAGTGCAGAAACAAAAAAGCTAATCTTAGATTTTACGCAGAAAATCAATTATATACCAAATTTCTCTGCAAAAAGCTTAAAGACGGGGCGCTCAAACACCTTAGCAATCATTGTTCCATTTATCTCAAGCTCATTTTTCTTTGATTTCTACGAAGAGATCTCGCACATTCTATCGCAAACGAATTATAAACTGATCCTATTGCAGACTTTTAACGACGAAAAAAAAGAAAAAGAAGCGCTGGAACTTTGCATACAAAGCAATATCGAAGGAGTGATCATTTCCCCTGTGAAAAATGATTCAAGCTTATCGCTTTTGTTTTATATGATGGAGCAGGTTTGTCCTGTTATTATTTTCGATCGCATAAACCATCAGCTCGAGACATTCAAAATCGGAATTCAAAACAACAAGGTCATCTATCAGGCAACAGAAGAAATGATCAAAAACAGAAGAGAAAATATTATCCTTTTACTATGTAAAGACATCGGTGGCAATGTAAGCCGAATAAAAGGATATAAAGATGCACTCTTCAACGCCGGCGTACCCTTTAAAGAAGAAAATATTATAGAAATTTCTTATTCAAGTCCCAAAGACAATATCGATGATGAACTAGAAAGCAAAATAAGCACGTTATTAAATAGGCCCTCTGCCCCAAACGCACTCCTCTCAACAACAGACACGTTATCGCTGAAAGTTTTGCACATATTAAATAAATTGAAGTTAAAGATTCCTGATGACATGAACTTAATTGGCTTTAGCAACACCCCTTTTGCCAACAGTCTCAACCCATCTTTAACAACAATCACCCAGCCAACACAGCTGATGGCAGAAAAATCGGTAGAATTGCTCTTGCAGATGTTAAAGAAAAAAAACAAAAAGAATTATTTCGAATTCGAGACGTTTTTTTTGGACTGTAGTATCGAACACCGAAAATCTACATCATCCCTTTAA
- a CDS encoding transposase, protein MQDAERKLLSLLMPEGLLEYFQILEVDQVDNQLHIYLDELNIAPTGYENSKLESKGFMPSTEISDFPIRGQKVTLHIRRRRWTVLDTGDIITRDWNLVREGTRMTTEFGLFLKKIFG, encoded by the coding sequence TTGCAAGACGCCGAACGTAAATTACTATCCCTATTGATGCCCGAAGGGCTTTTAGAATACTTTCAGATTTTAGAAGTCGATCAGGTTGACAATCAGCTCCACATTTATCTAGACGAGCTTAATATTGCTCCAACGGGCTATGAGAACAGCAAGTTGGAGTCAAAGGGCTTTATGCCTTCCACAGAGATTTCAGACTTTCCCATTAGAGGTCAGAAAGTTACTCTACATATCCGCCGCCGCCGCTGGACAGTGTTAGATACGGGAGATATTATCACAAGAGATTGGAACCTGGTGCGTGAGGGTACTCGAATGACGACTGAATTCGGGCTTTTTTTAAAGAAGATATTTGGATAA
- a CDS encoding transposase, producing the protein MDNYPVSAQLVGLFFQVDGKQLQDQYKNHLSDFHDWSQKPHAERWTLFPGNISERLSIDETSFSNGELYTIVSSKSAKGGKGTILATIKGTKAEDIITVLELIPLRSRNKVKEVTMDMAPNMAKAIRRCFRNARRVVDRFHVQKLAYDAVQELRIKYRWEVLDAESKKIMESRKGGIPYEPELLPNGDTLKQLLARSRHLLFKHPSRWSENQKHRAELLFMRFPKLKLAYDLGIALGDIFNKCQDKKIAFTKLGLWHNQVENAGIASFESVARSIAAHHQYILHYFDNRSTNASAESFNAKLKAFRSVFRGVRDTTFFLYRVMKLYA; encoded by the coding sequence TTGGATAACTATCCTGTCAGTGCCCAATTGGTAGGGTTATTCTTCCAGGTGGACGGCAAGCAACTTCAGGATCAATACAAGAACCATCTCAGTGACTTCCATGACTGGAGCCAAAAGCCACATGCAGAGCGATGGACTCTTTTCCCCGGGAACATCTCTGAACGCTTGAGCATCGATGAGACCAGTTTTAGCAACGGTGAATTATATACCATTGTTAGCAGTAAATCGGCAAAAGGAGGTAAAGGGACGATCCTAGCGACTATCAAGGGCACCAAGGCCGAAGATATCATCACTGTTCTTGAGTTAATACCTTTACGGTCAAGGAATAAGGTAAAGGAGGTGACCATGGATATGGCGCCGAACATGGCCAAGGCAATCCGTAGATGTTTCAGGAATGCCAGGCGTGTGGTCGACCGGTTCCATGTCCAAAAGTTAGCTTACGATGCAGTGCAGGAACTTCGTATTAAGTATCGTTGGGAAGTATTGGATGCGGAAAGCAAGAAGATAATGGAATCGCGAAAGGGAGGAATCCCATATGAACCCGAGTTGTTGCCTAATGGAGACACGCTCAAACAGCTACTGGCTAGATCCAGACACCTCTTGTTCAAACACCCAAGCCGATGGTCCGAAAACCAGAAACACCGAGCTGAATTGTTGTTCATGCGGTTTCCCAAGCTAAAGCTCGCTTATGACCTTGGAATTGCCCTGGGTGACATATTCAATAAATGCCAGGACAAAAAGATAGCATTTACCAAACTGGGACTGTGGCATAATCAGGTTGAAAATGCGGGCATCGCTTCATTTGAGAGCGTAGCAAGATCCATTGCAGCGCATCATCAATACATTCTACACTACTTCGACAATAGAAGCACCAATGCTTCAGCAGAATCTTTCAATGCAAAGCTCAAAGCGTTCAGGAGTGTCTTTCGCGGTGTAAGGGACACCACATTCTTCCTATATAGAGTAATGAAATTGTATGCTTAA
- the prmC gene encoding peptide chain release factor N(5)-glutamine methyltransferase, whose product MKILQDFELLFQHELQELYDEDEIKAIFLVVVAEKFGLNRTNYQLRKTAIVNEADKAEVLSILQDLKKNRPIQYILNKADFYGEVFQVNESVLIPRQETEELVDLIIKNHKSSQSLKIIDIGTGSGCIPVILSKHLINAQVTTMDISKEAIKTAQENARDLKTQVQFINADIFEWEYIFSDQQYNIIVSNPPYITPGEKQHMNQNVLAYEPELALFIEESAPLIFYDVISSFALKHLAPDGDLYFEINQYLGAEMKELMVKKGFEQVKLIKDINGADRIIHAKKAR is encoded by the coding sequence ATGAAAATACTTCAAGATTTCGAATTATTATTTCAACATGAGCTTCAGGAGTTATATGATGAGGATGAAATAAAAGCTATATTCTTAGTGGTTGTTGCCGAAAAGTTTGGGTTAAATAGAACCAATTATCAATTGAGAAAAACAGCTATCGTCAACGAGGCGGATAAGGCTGAAGTACTTAGCATCCTTCAGGATCTAAAAAAGAACAGACCTATACAGTATATACTCAATAAAGCAGATTTTTATGGTGAAGTTTTCCAGGTCAATGAATCTGTCCTCATTCCACGCCAGGAAACTGAAGAACTTGTCGATCTGATCATCAAAAACCACAAATCTTCTCAAAGCCTAAAAATTATAGATATCGGAACTGGATCTGGCTGCATCCCTGTCATCTTATCAAAGCATCTTATTAATGCCCAAGTAACCACGATGGACATCTCAAAAGAGGCGATAAAGACGGCACAGGAAAATGCTAGAGATTTAAAAACTCAGGTTCAATTTATCAATGCGGATATATTTGAATGGGAATACATTTTCTCCGACCAACAATACAATATCATTGTATCCAATCCACCCTATATAACCCCGGGAGAAAAGCAGCATATGAATCAAAACGTATTGGCTTATGAACCTGAGCTCGCATTATTCATTGAAGAAAGTGCTCCGCTGATTTTTTATGATGTTATTTCATCCTTTGCACTGAAACATTTAGCTCCAGATGGAGATCTATATTTTGAAATCAATCAATATCTCGGTGCAGAAATGAAAGAACTTATGGTCAAAAAAGGATTTGAGCAGGTCAAACTCATAAAAGACATCAATGGAGCAGACCGAATAATCCATGCAAAAAAAGCGCGATAA
- the ribD gene encoding bifunctional diaminohydroxyphosphoribosylaminopyrimidine deaminase/5-amino-6-(5-phosphoribosylamino)uracil reductase RibD — MDMHRQYMHRCLELAQMGAGSVSPNPMVGAVIVLDGKIIGEGYTSPYGGPHAEVNAVQQVMQKYGEEAKRLIAESTFYVSLEPCAHYGKTPPCANMIAELKPLKVFIACLDPFAKVNGKGVEILREAGIEVEIGLLKKEAVWLNRRFFTRIGQFRPYVILKWAQTKDGFIGQEGKQVWISNAASQQLVHRWRAEEDAILVGTNTAIVDNPSLTVREWQGKNPLRILLDRDLAIPLDANILNEQADTIVFNAKKTEWTANVKYIELENYGLYLPQSILYQLYLMDVQSIIIEGGRATLQMFVDAGLWDEARVFESETTLLNGIEAPQFKGQLLESKLVSNDLLKIYKKQ; from the coding sequence ATGGATATGCACAGGCAATATATGCATCGTTGTTTGGAACTGGCCCAAATGGGGGCGGGTTCAGTGAGTCCCAATCCAATGGTTGGGGCTGTCATTGTTTTGGACGGTAAAATTATCGGTGAAGGGTATACTTCTCCGTATGGTGGGCCGCATGCTGAGGTCAATGCTGTACAACAGGTTATGCAAAAGTATGGGGAAGAAGCAAAACGGCTTATCGCAGAAAGTACTTTTTATGTCAGCCTTGAACCTTGCGCGCATTATGGAAAGACACCGCCTTGTGCAAATATGATTGCGGAGCTGAAACCGTTGAAAGTTTTTATAGCCTGTTTGGATCCTTTCGCAAAGGTCAATGGCAAAGGAGTAGAAATACTACGGGAAGCTGGTATTGAGGTTGAAATTGGTTTACTGAAAAAAGAGGCCGTATGGCTCAACCGTCGGTTTTTTACCCGTATCGGTCAATTTCGTCCCTACGTTATTTTAAAATGGGCACAAACCAAGGATGGTTTTATAGGGCAAGAAGGTAAGCAGGTTTGGATAAGTAATGCTGCAAGCCAACAGTTGGTTCACCGTTGGCGAGCGGAGGAAGATGCTATTTTGGTCGGTACAAATACTGCAATCGTAGATAATCCCAGTCTGACCGTAAGAGAATGGCAGGGCAAAAACCCATTGCGTATTCTTTTAGATAGAGATCTTGCTATTCCGCTAGATGCCAATATTCTCAATGAGCAAGCTGATACAATTGTGTTCAATGCTAAAAAGACAGAATGGACAGCAAATGTGAAGTATATTGAGCTTGAAAACTATGGGTTATATCTACCGCAGAGTATTCTTTATCAACTTTATTTAATGGATGTTCAGTCAATAATCATAGAAGGGGGGCGTGCTACCCTGCAAATGTTTGTCGATGCGGGCCTCTGGGATGAGGCAAGGGTATTTGAGTCTGAAACAACATTATTGAACGGGATTGAGGCGCCTCAATTTAAGGGACAACTGCTAGAAAGCAAATTGGTTTCCAATGATCTTTTAAAAATCTATAAGAAACAGTAA
- a CDS encoding DUF2851 family protein — protein MLVTENLMQFIWKLRLFRANGLNSTDGEPLAVVHVGQYNTDSGPDFLMSHIRYKGDDWFGHVEMHIQSSDWDRHGHQEDVAYNNVILHVVWKNDKVSFRNDGTSIPTLVLSEYVEKHLLERYSAMMNTKSSIPCEFQLGSIDLFKKSMWLSTLAIERLEMKVQQMLVILKQFNTDWEKTLWVWICRCMGLKVNADTFQELGEKLPWSILQKYRSNLFKIEALFFGISRLLIQGQESEYMERLVGEFEYQKHIHGIETIYGVWKRMRMRPYNFPERRITQLALLFSKNELGVAKILAVDDLEAARKLFKIESPGDYLGGYLSFGTKTKVKTSLRLGKETIDTLVINVIIVFLFSYGKYFSIQSYMDKALDLLEQLPAEKNVVVRQFAQYDWPVQSALQSQGILQLKRFYCDRKRCLHCSIGTEILKRN, from the coding sequence ATGTTAGTTACAGAAAACTTAATGCAGTTTATCTGGAAACTTCGGCTATTCCGTGCAAATGGGTTGAATTCTACCGATGGAGAGCCCTTGGCCGTTGTTCATGTGGGGCAATACAACACAGATTCAGGTCCCGATTTTCTCATGTCACATATCAGGTATAAAGGCGATGATTGGTTTGGTCATGTCGAGATGCATATCCAATCTTCGGATTGGGATCGACATGGTCATCAAGAAGATGTCGCTTATAACAACGTTATTTTACATGTAGTTTGGAAAAATGATAAGGTTAGCTTCCGGAATGATGGGACATCGATACCGACATTGGTGCTTTCGGAATATGTGGAAAAGCATCTGTTGGAACGGTATTCAGCGATGATGAATACAAAAAGTTCGATACCTTGTGAATTTCAGCTTGGTTCTATTGATCTTTTTAAAAAATCCATGTGGCTAAGTACTTTAGCTATTGAACGCCTGGAAATGAAGGTTCAACAAATGTTGGTGATTTTAAAGCAATTTAATACGGATTGGGAAAAAACTCTATGGGTATGGATCTGCAGATGTATGGGATTGAAAGTTAATGCAGATACATTTCAGGAGCTTGGGGAAAAATTACCCTGGAGCATTCTACAAAAATATCGTTCAAACCTGTTTAAAATAGAGGCTCTTTTCTTTGGGATCAGCCGGCTATTAATTCAAGGACAAGAAAGCGAGTATATGGAACGGCTAGTTGGTGAATTTGAGTATCAAAAACATATTCACGGTATAGAGACTATTTATGGGGTATGGAAAAGGATGAGAATGAGGCCTTATAATTTTCCCGAACGGCGAATCACGCAATTAGCTCTTTTGTTTAGTAAGAACGAGCTGGGAGTTGCTAAGATTTTGGCTGTGGATGATTTGGAGGCTGCTCGAAAATTATTTAAGATAGAGTCGCCGGGTGATTATTTGGGGGGATATTTATCTTTCGGTACCAAAACGAAGGTAAAAACATCGCTTCGTCTAGGTAAAGAAACTATTGACACGCTTGTTATTAATGTGATTATCGTATTTCTTTTTTCATACGGGAAATATTTTAGTATTCAATCCTATATGGATAAAGCTTTAGATCTTTTGGAGCAGCTTCCTGCAGAAAAAAATGTTGTTGTGAGACAATTTGCTCAATATGATTGGCCTGTTCAAAGCGCATTGCAAAGTCAAGGAATTTTGCAGTTAAAGCGATTTTATTGTGATAGGAAGCGCTGCCTTCATTGCAGCATTGGAACCGAAATTTTAAAAAGAAATTAA
- a CDS encoding ankyrin repeat domain-containing protein, which produces MNLSVLEQYIEEGRSHDIDLLLIGNPELLQETTSHGISPLLLACYYNKPQIIRVLLQHTKSMTIHEACAAGLTSYVEAIISQAPSVVNEWSSQGFTPLTLATYFNKADIVRLLLSKKVNPNVVTKNEQLTTALHIAAANNNEEIGKLLIDANADVNAIQATGETPLHFAAQFGNIDFIVALLENGADTRVINISGLAPMDMAYEKGHKEIAEILKN; this is translated from the coding sequence ATGAACCTTTCCGTTTTAGAACAATATATTGAAGAAGGCAGAAGCCATGATATCGACTTATTATTGATTGGAAATCCCGAGCTTTTACAAGAAACAACGAGTCATGGAATTTCTCCCCTCCTATTAGCTTGCTATTATAACAAACCCCAGATCATTCGGGTACTTTTACAACACACCAAATCCATGACTATCCATGAGGCCTGTGCGGCTGGGTTAACCTCATACGTGGAGGCTATTATTTCGCAAGCTCCATCTGTTGTCAACGAATGGTCATCACAGGGTTTTACGCCATTGACCTTAGCCACCTATTTCAACAAAGCAGACATTGTCCGTCTTTTACTATCCAAAAAAGTTAATCCAAATGTCGTAACCAAAAATGAGCAACTCACCACCGCGTTACATATTGCTGCGGCAAACAACAATGAAGAGATCGGTAAGTTGCTTATCGATGCTAATGCAGATGTCAATGCCATTCAAGCTACTGGCGAAACCCCACTTCATTTCGCTGCGCAATTTGGTAATATCGATTTTATAGTTGCCTTACTCGAAAATGGGGCCGATACCAGAGTCATCAATATCTCAGGATTAGCTCCAATGGATATGGCATATGAAAAAGGCCATAAGGAGATTGCAGAAATTTTAAAGAATTAA
- a CDS encoding UbiX family flavin prenyltransferase, which yields MSKRKIVIAITGASGSIYAKVLLKKLLVLKTQIAEVGIVMSNNAKDVWRAELGDESYQDVPFKFYDKGDFFAPFASGSARYDTMIVCPCSMGTLSRIAHGISSDLTTRAADVMLKERRRLILVTRETPLSIIHIQNMKLVTEAGGIICPASPSFYSLPKTLEDVAETVVDRILSLAGFEFKHYQWGENA from the coding sequence ATGTCTAAGAGAAAAATTGTTATTGCCATTACCGGAGCTAGCGGCTCAATCTACGCTAAAGTTTTACTTAAAAAACTATTGGTATTAAAAACACAGATCGCAGAAGTTGGAATTGTAATGTCGAATAATGCGAAGGATGTATGGCGTGCGGAGTTAGGCGATGAGAGTTATCAGGATGTACCGTTCAAATTTTACGATAAGGGTGATTTCTTTGCTCCTTTTGCATCCGGGTCGGCTCGCTATGATACGATGATTGTCTGTCCGTGTTCAATGGGGACATTATCAAGGATCGCCCACGGAATTTCTTCTGATCTGACAACTCGTGCGGCAGATGTAATGCTAAAAGAACGACGAAGATTGATTTTGGTTACCCGTGAGACACCGCTAAGTATTATACATATTCAAAATATGAAATTGGTGACAGAGGCGGGAGGAATCATTTGTCCTGCATCTCCTTCATTCTATAGTTTGCCAAAGACACTGGAAGATGTAGCAGAAACTGTAGTTGATCGCATTTTGAGTCTTGCCGGATTTGAATTTAAACATTATCAGTGGGGAGAAAATGCCTAG
- a CDS encoding dihydroorotase has translation MKSLLITSVKVILPGHEFHQQQVDVFIEKGKIAQIGKSVKVADKNIETIDGAGKILAPGFFDLHANFGEPGLETKEDIVSGTAAAAAGGFTGVAVMPNTEPAIQSRSEVALIVNTAKGNVVDVHPIGAISKKREGKELAELFDMKQTGAVAFSDGNRSVQQAGLMSRALLYAKGFEGLIFSHAEDESMAGGNKMNEGAMSTYLGMKGIPNLAESLMVSRDLYLAEYTGAPIHFASISTPEAVDLIKKAKAKGLPVTCDVAAHQLVFTDEDIVGFDSNYKVSPPLRTKADLKVLLKGIKDGTIDAVVSQHTPHEIEFKNVEFHIAKNGIIGLQTVLPLLIRAGLNEEQIVNSLSVRPRQILGLEVPQIEVGAIANLVLFDPLKTWNFDEKTNKSKSKNSPLFGQTLKGAVELVINNSQIIKND, from the coding sequence ATGAAAAGCTTATTGATTACTTCTGTTAAAGTAATTTTACCTGGTCATGAATTTCATCAGCAGCAAGTTGATGTATTTATTGAAAAGGGGAAGATTGCGCAGATTGGAAAATCTGTCAAAGTAGCTGATAAAAACATAGAGACCATCGATGGTGCCGGAAAAATTTTAGCGCCAGGTTTTTTTGACTTACATGCCAATTTTGGGGAACCTGGACTAGAAACCAAGGAAGACATTGTAAGTGGGACCGCAGCAGCAGCAGCGGGAGGATTTACTGGAGTAGCTGTAATGCCGAATACTGAACCCGCTATTCAAAGCCGGTCTGAGGTTGCACTTATTGTCAATACGGCGAAAGGGAATGTTGTTGATGTACACCCAATAGGGGCCATCAGCAAAAAGCGAGAAGGAAAAGAACTGGCTGAGTTATTTGATATGAAACAGACAGGTGCTGTTGCTTTTAGTGATGGAAACAGAAGTGTGCAACAAGCGGGATTAATGAGCAGAGCATTGCTATATGCTAAGGGATTTGAAGGGTTGATTTTTTCACATGCCGAAGATGAGTCTATGGCCGGTGGAAACAAAATGAATGAGGGCGCAATGAGTACTTATTTGGGAATGAAGGGGATTCCCAATCTTGCTGAATCGTTAATGGTTTCTCGTGACCTCTATTTGGCGGAATATACCGGAGCTCCTATTCATTTCGCATCCATTAGTACACCAGAGGCTGTTGATCTGATAAAAAAGGCGAAAGCAAAAGGTCTCCCAGTGACATGTGATGTCGCTGCGCATCAATTGGTTTTTACGGACGAAGATATTGTCGGTTTTGATAGTAATTATAAGGTGAGCCCGCCTTTACGCACAAAAGCTGATCTTAAGGTATTACTGAAGGGAATTAAGGACGGTACTATCGATGCCGTTGTTTCGCAACATACACCGCATGAAATAGAATTTAAAAATGTCGAATTCCATATTGCGAAAAATGGTATTATTGGATTGCAGACTGTATTACCGCTATTAATTCGCGCCGGATTAAATGAAGAACAGATTGTAAATAGTTTGTCAGTACGACCGAGACAAATTTTAGGACTTGAAGTGCCTCAGATTGAAGTGGGGGCAATAGCTAATCTTGTCTTATTTGACCCATTGAAAACATGGAATTTCGATGAGAAAACCAATAAATCCAAATCAAAAAATTCTCCCTTATTTGGGCAGACCTTAAAAGGAGCTGTCGAATTGGTCATCAATAATAGTCAAATCATTAAAAACGATTAA